The genomic stretch ATCTCTGGAGATAGTTGCCCCAAGCCCCATTTTATCCTCAGCAATTGGCGTATTAAACGTGAGGGAGGAGTTTTTGGGACTACCTTCTATAGCATTAAAATAACCATAATTGCTAAGGGTGGCTTCTGCCCCATAGGTCATCCCCGCATAGGCAGGATTCACTACCAGCGGATTGTAGTTATATTCTGAGAAGAGGGGTGTTTGCTGACTTTCTGCCACAAACGGATAATGTGCAACTGCAAGTAGGAGAACAAAGAGCTTAAAATTTATTTTGTTCATCTTATCTCTTTATAATTATGAATCCTTTTACACTTATCTGACGGTTCCCTTCCTGAAGAAGGGTTTCAAAGAAGTATGTACCGGAGGGCAATTGTGAACCACCAAGCTGGGTCAATCTATTTGCAGTTCCGTCAAATACATTTGACTGATTGTCATAATTCTCAGTTTCAAAAACTTTATCTCCCCATCGACTATATACTATCACATGGTTTTGCGGATAATTTTCTATCCCTTCAATAGACCAAAAATCATTTATTCCGTCCCCATTTGGCGATATACCATACTTCGTTTTGAAATCCCCCTGACTGCTACGGGTCATAAAACTAATTTCTGAACACCCAACTGCGTCACCGACTGGACTGAAAGGAATTACAGACAGGAAATATTGCTGATTCTCTTCCAAACTTGTTTCGATCGTATAAGAGTTACCGATTACTAGTTGATTTTCAAGAATATTACTTACTCCCAGAGATGTGCCGATGGACACATAGTACCAAGTTGCTTCTGCTACATCTTCCCACAAAAAGGTAGGGTTTAGAGAAATATTTTCTGCCCCGTCTTTTGGATAGCTAATGACAGTGCAACTCGGAAGTGTAGGTTCATCCGTCGAAGCAGTGGAGAAGCTACTCTCGCTACATCCTTCTGCCTCACCGGCCTCATTGAAAGGAATCACCGTGATAAAGTAGGTGGTATTTTCCTCCAACTTTTCGGTCAATTCATAGCTAGTTCCTATAACTTCTTCCCGATCCAGAATCTGCGTTCCCCCTGAACTTGTACCCAGCGAGACGTAGTAGCCCTCCGTACCGCTTGCTGCCTGCCAGGTAATCGTAGGATTTAAACTGATGTCTGTTGATCCGTTGGATGGAGATGTGATGGTAGTGCAATCTGGTGGAGAAAGAAGGGTTTCAGTAGAAAAGCTGAACTCATCACATCCTGTTGCCTCACCGGCCTCATTGAAAGGAATCACCGTGATAAAGTAGGTGGTGCTTTCTTCCAAGGTTTCTGTCAAGACATAGCTAGTACCTGTAACTTCTTCCCGATCCAAAATCTGAGTTCCCCCTGAACTTGTACCCAGTGACAGGTAGTATCCATCTGCTCCGCTTGCAGGCTGCCAGATAATTGTAGGAGTCAGATCAACGTCCGTTGCCTCGTTGGATGGAGATGTGATAGTAGTGCAACTTGGAAGTGTAGGTTCTTCCATGGAAGCAGTGGTAAAACTGATTTCAGCACATCCTTCTGCCTCGCCTGCCTCATTGAAAGGAATTACCGTTATAAAGTAGTTAGTGTTTTCCTCCAACTCTTCGGTCAATTCATAGCTAGTTCCTGTAACTTCTTCCCCATCCAGAATCTGAGTTCCACCTGAACTTGTGCCCAGCGACAGGTAGTAGCCATCTGCACCGCTTGCAGCCTGCCAGGTGATTGTAGGATTGAGATTTATGTCTGTTGATCCGTTGGATGGAGATGTGATGGTAGTGCAACTCGGAAGTGTAGTTTCTTCCATGGAAGCAGTGGTAAAGCTGACCTCAGCACATCCTGCTGCCTCGCCCACTTCATTGAATGGGATTACCGTGATGTAGTAGGTGGTATTTTCCTCCAAGGTTTCTGTCACCGCATAGCTAGTTCCTGCAACTTCTTCCCTATCCAGAATCTGAGTTCCTCCTGAACTGGTGCCCAGCGAGAGGTAGTAGCCCTCCGCACCGCTTGCTGCCTGCCAGGTAATCGTAGGATTTAGACTGATGTCTGTTGCCTCATTGGTTGGAAATGTGATGGCAGTGCAACTCGGAAGTATAGGTTCTTCCATGAAAGCAGTGGTAAAACTGATTTCAGCACATCCTTCTGCCTCGCCTGCCTCATTGAAAGGAATTACCGTGATAAAGTAGTTAGTGTTTTCCTCCAACTCTTCGGTCAATTCATAGCTAGTTCCTGCAACTTCTTCCCCATCCAGTATCTCCGTTCCCCCTGAACTTGTGCCCAGCGACAGGTAGTAGCCATCTGCACCGCTTGCAGCCTGCCAAGTGATTGTAGGAGTCAGATCAACGTCCGCGGCATTGTCAGAGGGAGATGTAATAGTAGTGCAACTCGGAAGTGTAGTTTCTTCCATGGAAGCAGTGGTAAAGCTGACCTCAGCACATCCTGCTGCCTCGCCGACTTCATTGAAAGGAATCACCGTGATAAAGTAGGTGGTGTTTTCCTCCAAGGTTTCTGTCAATCCATAACTAGTACCTGTAACTTCTTCCCGATCCAAAATCTGCGTTCCCCCTGAACTTGTGCCCAGCGACAAGTAGTAGCCTTCCGCACCGCTTGCAGCTTGCCAGGTGATTGTAGGATTGAGATTTACGTCTGTTGATTCGTTGGATGGAGCGATGATGGCAGTACAGCTTGGAAGTGTAGGTTCTTCCATGGAAGCAGTAGTAAAGCTGACCTCAGCACATCCTTCTGCCTCCCCAACTTCATTGAATGGTATTACTGTGATAAAGTAGGTGGTGTTTTCCTCCAACTCTTCGGTCAATTCATAGCTAGTTCCTGTAACTTCTTCCTGATTCAGAATCTGAGTTCCCCCTGAACTTGTGCCCAGCGACAGGTAGTAGCCTTCCGCACCATTTGCAGCTTGCCAGACAATCGTAGGATTAAGATTGATGTCTGTTGCCTCTTTGGATGGAGATGTGATAGTTGCGCAATCAGGTGGAGAAAGAAGGGTTTCAGTAGTAAAGCTGAACTCATCACATCCTTCTGCCTCGCCCACTTCATTGAATGGTATTACTGTGATAAAGTAGGTGGTGTTTTCCTCCAAGGTTTCTGACAACGAATAGCTTGTCCCTGTAACTTCTTCCCCATCCAGAATCTCCCTTCCCCCTGAACTTGTGCCCACCGACAGGTAGTAGCCTTCCGCACCGCTTGCAGCCTGCCAGGTAATCGTAGGATGGAGATTTATGTCTGTTGATCCGTTGGATGGAGATGTGATGGTAGTGCAATCCGGTGGAGAAAGAAGGGTTTCAGTAGTAAAGCTGAACTCATCACATCCGGCTGCCTCACCGGCCTCGTTAAAAGGAATCACCGTGATAAAGTAGGTTGTGTTTTCCTCCAACTCTTCGGTCAATTCATAGCTAGTTCCTGTAACTTCTTCCTGATTCAGAATCTGCGTTCCCCCTGAACTTGTACCCAGCGAAAGGTAGTAGCCCTCCGCACCGCTTGCCCCCTGCCAGGTGATTGTAGGATTTAAACCAACATTTTCTGCATTGTCAGAAGGAAAGGTGATAGTGGCGCAATCAGGTGGGGAAAGAAGGGTTTCAGTAGTAAAGCTATACTCATCACATCCGGCTGCCTCACCGGCTTCGTTGAAAGGGATCACCGTGATAAAGTAGGTGGTGTTTTCTTCTAAAGTTTCTGACAACGTATAGCTTGTCCCTATTACTTCTTCCCGATCCAGAATCTGTGCTCCGCCTGAGCTTGTGCCCACAGACAGGTAGTAGCCCTCCGCACCGCTTGCAGCCTGCCAAGTGATTGCAGGATTTAAACCAACATTTTCTGCATTGTCAGAAGGAAAGATGATAGTGGCGCAATCAGGTGGAGAAGGAAGGGTTTCAGTAGTAAAGCTATACTCATCACATCCGGCTGCCTCACCGGCCTCATTGAATGGGATCACCGTGATAAAGTAGATGGTGTTTTCTTCCAAAGTTTCAGACAACGTATAGCTTGTCCCTGTAACTTCTTCCCCATCCAGAATCTGCGTTCCCCCTGAACTTGTGCCCAGCGACAGGTAGTAACCCTCCGCACCGCTTGCAGCCTGCCAAGTGATTGTCGGGGACAGATCAACGTCCGCGGAATTGTCAGAGGGAGATGTGATGGTAGTGCAGGTTGGAGGGATAGGAGCTTCTACAGGAGCGGTATTCTCGTAAGCACCAAGATCAATTATACTGTTGAAAACACGTGCTTCTCCATCCAAATCAGTGGAAGCTGCTGCCGTTGTAGAAGATACCTGATTGAAAAGCCCGTTTACACCCGCATCTACGGCAGGGCTTGCGTTGCGAAGACGGTAGTCACCTGCCGAGGGATCCACAAATAAAGGATCAACGCCAAGCAGGTTGTTTTGTCCTTCAGTATAATCTTGTAAACTATTATATCTGACATTCAAATCTGATAAATCCGTAGTCCTAGAGGCTGGGGCTATGTCAGCATTTAATGTCCCCGCCCCCTCGTTATTTAAAAATATACTATTAAAGATAGTGCTTGACGTTGCCCCAAAATTAAATACAATTGCAGTATTTCGATTGTTTACAAATGTGACATTTGATAGCATCAACTCACTATTGTTATTATATATCGCACCTCCGAGCTCTGCGGCGCTGTTATTGTCAAAGAGCGAGCTGGTGACAGTTAGCGTGGAACCTGAATGGTTACGGATAGCTCCACCGGTTTCATCACTTCTGTTGTTTTCAAATACACAGTTTTCTATGCTCATTGGACGCCATGAATACAGAGCCCCTCCAGATCTCACCGATGAATTGCCCCTGAAAACAGTGTTTCTTATAATTAGACCATTTGTCCAATTAAATACTGCCCCTCCACCATTTGAATTTTCAGGAGGGTTGTGAAAACGGTTACTTTCGAATAAACAATTCTCTATGAGCGTGTTATCTCCATGTCTATTATAAACCGCCCCCGCTCCCCGATCTCCTTCACTGATATTATTAAGAAAAGTGCAGTTTCTAATTACGGTATTGTTTCCATTGAAAATATAAATGGCGCCACCTCCCTTATTGAAATCATCAGGGCCTTCTAATCCTATAAACCCATTTCTCAACGTAACTCCGTCAATTGTGAAATCATCTTCCGGGATATGCAATATTCTCGTACTATTTTGACCATCGAGGATGCTTTTATTTACATCGAAATCCCGCTGATTACGAGTGTTCTCATTGCCGGAGAAACCTCCATAAAATGCCAGGCCTGATCTCCCTAAATTGTTAAGTTCTATTTCCTGGTCAAGCAAATAAACTCCCGCTCTGAGCCAGATTTCGGTATTAGAGGATGAATTTTCGACCGCACTTTCTATACTGCTTGCTGCTGCCCAGCTTGAACCGTTTCCTGTTCCATTTGGGGCAACTCGGATTATAGTCTGAGCTTGGGAATGAAAGCACATCAGTAATCCTATTACAACAAGCACAAAAGCCATTGGTTGTTTGTCCCTAAAAATATTACTCATGAAATTGATGGGTAGCGTGAAGTTAGTGTATAGGCAGTTCGGCACCTATACTCAACTGTTTTGGAAAGGGTGAAAGCAACCGGTATTTCATCCTTATTCCGTTGGATAAAATTATCCATACCCATAGCCTGAATCAAATCAGACCTGCCTATTAAACATCTACAGTTTTAGACTCTACATCTACAAATCGTCTACAGATATGCCGGATTTCATTAATTTTAGCATCAGTGCCTCCATAAAAGGATATACCCGCCTTTGGAGTGAAAGAAGTTCCCGTCATTTAAAAGGAAATTAAAGAGCGCATGAATAGTAATCTGTTTTGGAAATTTTTGACAATAATAGGCCTGTCCTTTTTGTCATTTCAGGTGGTGGCCCAATCACTGGTAATTGACTCACTCAGCAGGATTGTAGCCGGACAGAATGCCGTCTCCAAAAGCCAACGGATAGAAGCTATGGGACAGCTTGCCCGTTTGATGGTTCTTTCAGACAGATTTGAAGAAGCCCATAAATTGCTGGATGAGGCTAAAAGGGATAGTTGGAAGGAAAAAGACGGGAAACACGGAGCATTTACCTACGCCACTTTGACTTATTTGTGTATGCAACAGGACAGCCTGGTAAAAGCAGTAGAGATGATTGACAGCGCTGTTTGGTATGCAGACAGAACGGAAGACAAAAAAACAAAGGGCTTCGTAAAGCTCAGAGAAGGCTGGTTGGATTACAATCTGGGGGACGATGAGCTTGCTTACGGGAAAATGCTGGAGGCATTGCGGCTTTTGGAAGGAGAAGATGCCCATGAATATGAAAGCAATATATACCATCATCTTGCAGGTATATCAGCTCGATTGAACGATCCTGCAAAGCAATTGCATTACACCAGACTTTGTATGGATGCCGCCCTGAAAAGCAGGAATCCCGATGCAATAATCAACTCCTATTTAAGTATGGGGAGTAGCTACCTGACGCGCTATCGTAAGGACAATTCAGATAAATCACTCTTGGACTCCTCCCTGTATTATAATAAACTTCTGCTTTCATATGCCGATTCCAACGATGAGCGCATAGCACTGAAAAGTACCAAAGGGATAGGTGCGCTGAATATTGCAAATCTATTTCTGGAGTTTTACCCAAAATCCTATCGTGATAGTGCCGAAATATACCTGGTACAGGCCTTGGAGATCGGGCGGCAAGTTGACTATCCTGAGATTATAGCAAACAGTTATGGCATACGCAGCGGATTTGCGATGAAGGATGGTGATTATAAAAAAGCAGAGGATTTGCTGAAATCCGCTATGCTGGAAATTTCTGAAAGACCCAAAACAAGTTTATTGGTACAATCCAGAATCAGTAATGCGCTTGCCGAAGTAAACGAAAAAAATGGAGATCCAGTCCAGGCTCTTGCCTATTATAAGGACTACATCAGCATTTATAAAGAAATTTTCAACAAAGAAAAAGCAAGTGTAATCCAACAGCTGGATGCGCGCTATCAATCAGAGAAAAAGGAGATTGAATTAGAAGCAACCAAGAAGGAGGCACAATTGGCAAAGAAACTCAATTACATCTACATCTTGTTTATTTTAGCTTTTGCCTTTATTCTATTCTTTGTATACAGATCCTATCGTTTTAAATTAAAAGCCTCGGCTCAGCATCAGCTTTTACTGGAAAGAGCTAAAAGCAGAGCAGAACTTGAAGCGCAGCTTGAGGCGGAAAAAAACACCAGG from Algoriphagus sp. NG3 encodes the following:
- a CDS encoding gliding motility-associated C-terminal domain-containing protein codes for the protein MSNIFRDKQPMAFVLVVIGLLMCFHSQAQTIIRVAPNGTGNGSSWAAASSIESAVENSSSNTEIWLRAGVYLLDQEIELNNLGRSGLAFYGGFSGNENTRNQRDFDVNKSILDGQNSTRILHIPEDDFTIDGVTLRNGFIGLEGPDDFNKGGGAIYIFNGNNTVIRNCTFLNNISEGDRGAGAVYNRHGDNTLIENCLFESNRFHNPPENSNGGGAVFNWTNGLIIRNTVFRGNSSVRSGGALYSWRPMSIENCVFENNRSDETGGAIRNHSGSTLTVTSSLFDNNSAAELGGAIYNNNSELMLSNVTFVNNRNTAIVFNFGATSSTIFNSIFLNNEGAGTLNADIAPASRTTDLSDLNVRYNSLQDYTEGQNNLLGVDPLFVDPSAGDYRLRNASPAVDAGVNGLFNQVSSTTAAASTDLDGEARVFNSIIDLGAYENTAPVEAPIPPTCTTITSPSDNSADVDLSPTITWQAASGAEGYYLSLGTSSGGTQILDGEEVTGTSYTLSETLEENTIYFITVIPFNEAGEAAGCDEYSFTTETLPSPPDCATIIFPSDNAENVGLNPAITWQAASGAEGYYLSVGTSSGGAQILDREEVIGTSYTLSETLEENTTYFITVIPFNEAGEAAGCDEYSFTTETLLSPPDCATITFPSDNAENVGLNPTITWQGASGAEGYYLSLGTSSGGTQILNQEEVTGTSYELTEELEENTTYFITVIPFNEAGEAAGCDEFSFTTETLLSPPDCTTITSPSNGSTDINLHPTITWQAASGAEGYYLSVGTSSGGREILDGEEVTGTSYSLSETLEENTTYFITVIPFNEVGEAEGCDEFSFTTETLLSPPDCATITSPSKEATDINLNPTIVWQAANGAEGYYLSLGTSSGGTQILNQEEVTGTSYELTEELEENTTYFITVIPFNEVGEAEGCAEVSFTTASMEEPTLPSCTAIIAPSNESTDVNLNPTITWQAASGAEGYYLSLGTSSGGTQILDREEVTGTSYGLTETLEENTTYFITVIPFNEVGEAAGCAEVSFTTASMEETTLPSCTTITSPSDNAADVDLTPTITWQAASGADGYYLSLGTSSGGTEILDGEEVAGTSYELTEELEENTNYFITVIPFNEAGEAEGCAEISFTTAFMEEPILPSCTAITFPTNEATDISLNPTITWQAASGAEGYYLSLGTSSGGTQILDREEVAGTSYAVTETLEENTTYYITVIPFNEVGEAAGCAEVSFTTASMEETTLPSCTTITSPSNGSTDINLNPTITWQAASGADGYYLSLGTSSGGTQILDGEEVTGTSYELTEELEENTNYFITVIPFNEAGEAEGCAEISFTTASMEEPTLPSCTTITSPSNEATDVDLTPTIIWQPASGADGYYLSLGTSSGGTQILDREEVTGTSYVLTETLEESTTYFITVIPFNEAGEATGCDEFSFSTETLLSPPDCTTITSPSNGSTDISLNPTITWQAASGTEGYYVSLGTSSGGTQILDREEVIGTSYELTEKLEENTTYFITVIPFNEAGEAEGCSESSFSTASTDEPTLPSCTVISYPKDGAENISLNPTFLWEDVAEATWYYVSIGTSLGVSNILENQLVIGNSYTIETSLEENQQYFLSVIPFSPVGDAVGCSEISFMTRSSQGDFKTKYGISPNGDGINDFWSIEGIENYPQNHVIVYSRWGDKVFETENYDNQSNVFDGTANRLTQLGGSQLPSGTYFFETLLQEGNRQISVKGFIIIKR
- a CDS encoding transcriptional regulator, coding for MNSNLFWKFLTIIGLSFLSFQVVAQSLVIDSLSRIVAGQNAVSKSQRIEAMGQLARLMVLSDRFEEAHKLLDEAKRDSWKEKDGKHGAFTYATLTYLCMQQDSLVKAVEMIDSAVWYADRTEDKKTKGFVKLREGWLDYNLGDDELAYGKMLEALRLLEGEDAHEYESNIYHHLAGISARLNDPAKQLHYTRLCMDAALKSRNPDAIINSYLSMGSSYLTRYRKDNSDKSLLDSSLYYNKLLLSYADSNDERIALKSTKGIGALNIANLFLEFYPKSYRDSAEIYLVQALEIGRQVDYPEIIANSYGIRSGFAMKDGDYKKAEDLLKSAMLEISERPKTSLLVQSRISNALAEVNEKNGDPVQALAYYKDYISIYKEIFNKEKASVIQQLDARYQSEKKEIELEATKKEAQLAKKLNYIYILFILAFAFILFFVYRSYRFKLKASAQHQLLLERAKSRAELEAQLEAEKNTRLQTERELMKERMERLERELLAGTLHAEEKNRLVDGLRARLLTLDQKDPLHRQLEKIVSRNTEIDKGYKHIKSDIAEIRPEFIARLQEKSKQSLTRLDLKYCSYILMGQTNKEIAARLNVDPKSIRMARYRIKQKLNLEKAESLDQYIVELGSAVSRSVDL